The DNA window CGGCGAGATCCTTCTTCAGGTCCCCGTAGCCCTTGCCGTCGTAGGCGGCCACGAGGTCGTCCACGCTCCGGTCGGTGAGCGCCGAATAGATGGTCAGCAGGTTCGACACGCCTGCCTTGTTCTCGGGATCGAAGATGATGTCGCGGCCGGTGTCGGTGACCGCCGAACGCACCTTCTTCGCCGCGCGCTTGGGATCTTCGAGCAGTTCGACGAGACCGTTCGCGGTGGACGCCGACTTGCTCATCTTCGACGTCGGGTCCTGCAGGTCGAAGATCTTCGCGGTGTCCTTCACGATGTGCGGCTCCGGCACGACGAAGGTCTTGCCGAACCGGTTGTTGAACCGCTGCGCGAGGTTGCGCGAGAGTTCGAGGTGCTGGCGCTGGTCCTCGCCGACCGGGACCGCGTGCGCCTGGTACAGCAGGATGTCCGCGGCCTGCAGCACCGGGTAGGTGAACAGCCCGACGCTGGCGCGGTCGGTGCCCTGCTTGCTGGCCTTGTCCTTGAACTGCGTCATCCGGCTCGCCTCGCCGAACCCGGTGAGGCATTCCAGCACCCAGCTCAGCTGCGCGTGCTCTGGCACGTGGCTCTGCACGAACAGCGCGCTGCGCTCGGGGTCGACACCGATCGCGAGCAGCTGCGCCGCCGAGCGGCGGGTGCGCTCGCGCAGCACCTTCGGATCCTGCTCGACGGTGATCGCGTGCAGGTCGACGACGCAGTAGAACGGCTCGTGCGTGTCCTGCAGCCGCACCCACTGGCGCAGCGCGCCGAGGTAGTTGCCGAGGTGGAACGAATCGGCGGTGGGCTGGATCCCGGACAGCACGCGAAGCCGCGTGGCGGTCTTCTCTTGTTCTTCGGCCACGACCCGATTCTCCCAGGGCACCGGGGCGGGCGGGTACCCACCCCGGTGCCCCCGGGTCAGCTCATGACGGCGAGGCGCTGGTGCGCGTAGGTGGTCGTGCGCTGGCGCGACGGCCGTCCCGCGAGCGCGGCGAGGTGGTCCAGCTCGGCGGTGGTCCGCGACGAACCGTGCTCCGAGCCCGCCATGCGCGAGATGGTCTCCTCCATCAGCGTGCCGCCGATGTCGTTCGCGCCGCCGCGCAGCACCTGCGCGGTGCCCTCGTCGCCGAGCTTGACCCACGAGCACTGCACGTTGTCGATCCGGCCGTTGAGCGCGAGCCGCGCGAACGCGTGGATCGCGCGGTTGTCCCGCATGGTCGGGCCCGGCCGCGCCACGCCAGCCAGGTAGATCGGCGCGTTGTGGTGCACGAACGGCAGGCCGACGAACTCGGTGAAACCCCTTGTGTCGTCGGCGATCCTGGCCAGCACCCGCAGGTGACCGAGCCAGTGCTCCGGGTGGTCGACGTGGCCGTACATCATCGTGCTCGACGACGGGACTCCGAGCCGGTGCGCGGTGGACACCACGTCGATCCAGGTCTGCGCGGGCAGCTTGCCCTTCGTCAGCACCCAGCGCACGTCGTCGTCGAGGATTTCCGCCGCGGTGCCCGGGATCGAGCCGAGCCCCGCGTCCCGCAGCTCGGTGAGCCACTCCTCG is part of the Amycolatopsis sp. CA-230715 genome and encodes:
- the trpS gene encoding tryptophan--tRNA ligase, whose translation is MAEEQEKTATRLRVLSGIQPTADSFHLGNYLGALRQWVRLQDTHEPFYCVVDLHAITVEQDPKVLRERTRRSAAQLLAIGVDPERSALFVQSHVPEHAQLSWVLECLTGFGEASRMTQFKDKASKQGTDRASVGLFTYPVLQAADILLYQAHAVPVGEDQRQHLELSRNLAQRFNNRFGKTFVVPEPHIVKDTAKIFDLQDPTSKMSKSASTANGLVELLEDPKRAAKKVRSAVTDTGRDIIFDPENKAGVSNLLTIYSALTDRSVDDLVAAYDGKGYGDLKKDLAEVLVEFVTPFQAQVQSYVDDPAELDKVLARGAERAREIASKTLATAYDKVGFLPPLG